The Blautia pseudococcoides genome segment CTTCACCAGCGGCAGCTCGTCCTCGTGGTTTCCCTGGATAACCCACAGATGAAAAATCTCCGCCGTATCCATCATATTGTCCTGCTCTTTGATCCTTTCACACAAAGCCTTATGCTCTTCCCTCGGAAAGCCTGTCACGATACGGTCAACTAATGTGGAACAGAAATCATTCTCTTTCTCCATCCAGTTCTTAAAATCTTCTCCAAGCCCCCACAAATCCGCATACTGCATACAGCATTGTTTTAATTCTTCCCCGTTATGGTCGATCAGTTCACAGGATAAAATGATAAACCCTTTTAATCCCAGTAAAAAACGTCTGTACAATAACTGGGTCAGCTTGCCCGGAAAAGATTTGGCCGGCTTGTCATCCAGTCTGTTGTCCGGGACAAACTCAATGCCTGCCTCCGTTGTATTCGATACAATAAATCGGAAGTCAGGGTTTTGGGCCAACGCCTCATACGCCTGGTGTTCTGTATAAGGGTTGATACATCTTGATATAATATCAATATGAGTGTGCTCATCCACGACTCTTCCCTTATCAATTCCTCTTAAAAAGAGATGATACTTGCAGTTTTGTTTCTTCAATTCTTCAATCATACCTTTTTCAATTGGCTGTACCACCACGACGGAACCGTCAAACATATCTTTTTCTTTTAATTTCTGAAAGAAATAATCTACGAATCCCCGGAGAAATCCTCCTTCTCCAAACTGTATTACTGTTTCTTTCCTCTGTGTACGCATAACAGAATCCCCTTTCGGTCTTATCTTATTTACAACAAACAAATTCCTTTTCGGTTTCCCCTATTATACTTCATATATCCCGTGTTGTATACAACATATTTTATATTTTTTTACTTTCGTGCCTTTCCATAAAAAATGTTTTTTCTTTTTGTGCGGATTTCATAAAAAGGAAATGACCGGTCTTCCTATTTATAAAGACCAGTCATTTCCTTTAAACAATAAATCAAATATGGCATTCTTAGAATAATGCAGATGCTCTTTCATGGCGTCAGCCGCGCCGTCCCAATCCTGTTTCAGCGCACATTTTGTGATCTTTAAATGTTCCTGAATGGTTTCTTCGCGGCGCTTTTCGGAACATTCTCCGCTCATGATCCGCATTCGTTTTATCTGGCTGTTGATCAGCTCATAGGTTTTCAAAAAATAAACATTGGAGGTAGCGTCCATAAACATCTGATGAAAAAGGTCATCCATATCATCATAGGAATAAGGGAGATCCCTGCCTTTTAAATATGCCTGATAATCCTGATAATAATTCATATAGATATCCTGCTCTATCCGGTTTCCATAGTGGGAGATGGCATATGGCTCCAGCATAAGCCTTGTCTCATATATCATATTGATCTGGCTCAGGGACAAGTCAGAAACCATGATCCCTTTTTTGGGAAGTATTTTCACCAGGCCTTCCTGCTCCAGTCTGCTGATGGCATCCCGCACCGGCGTCCTGCTGGCCGACACCTCCTCCCGCAGCAATTCTTCATTGATAAAAGTATTCGGTGCATATTCACAATTTAATATTTTTGCTTTTATGGCATTATATGCCTGTTGTTTTAAACTCTCTTTTTGCATATTGCCGCCTTTCTGATATTATTTCCGTATGATCGCTTTTGCAGCGGATGGGTTTCTTAAGTGCTGCAGGTTTTACACTCTCCCAATTCATAACCTGTAACATATTTTACCACATTCGGGCGAGATTGAAAAGCCTCTCCCTTCTGAGTTTTCTCATCGTTGTATACATTATTAATTTCATTAATCCAAGAACACTATCCGGCTTTGTACATATTGCACATTTTATCATATATTTATTTGTATATAGTTGACAATTCATTGATTTATACTGCATTTTTATCTTTTTTCTATTGACATTTCTCCCGCCTTACCCTATTATCTCTTGTATACAACAAGCAATTTCCTATAACATTTTTGGAGGAACAACAATTATGAAAGCAATGTTTATTGACAACCCCGGACAAGTCTCTATTAAAGAACTACCTATGCCGGTGCCCAAAAGGGGCGAAGCCCTGTTAAAAGTATTATACGGAGGCATATGCGGCAGCGATTTAGGTTCTTACCGCGGTACATTTGCCTATTTTTCTTACCCAAGAACCCCAGGCCACGAATTTTCTGCTGAGATCATAGAAATTGAGCCTAATGACAGAGGTCTGGAAAAGGGAATGACAGTAACCTGTAACCCATATTTCAACTGTACCCAATGCTACTCCTGTCAAAGAGGCCTGGTGAACTGCTGCACCACGAACCAGACTATGGGCGTTCAGAGAGAAGGTGCTTTCGCAGAATATATTACAATGCCAATTGAAAGAATATATGATGGCAAAGGCCTTTCTCCTAAAACACTGGCGCTGATCGAACCTTTCTGCATCAGTTACCATGGCGTGACGAGAGCAAATACAGCAACGGGCGATAAGGTTCTCATTATCGGAGCCGGCACGATCGGCGTTCTGGCGGCCGTGGCGGCAAAGTCCCTGGGCGCTGAGGTTACCATCTGTGACGTGGCCCCAAAAAAACTCGCATACGCACAGGAGACTTTCGGCATTGACCACATTTTATTAAACGATGATCCGGATACTTTTATGGACAAGATCAGGGAAGCCACAGATGGAAATGGATTTGACGTGGCAATTGAAGCGGTTGGTCTTCCATCTACGTTCCAGAACTGTATTGATGCCGCTGCCTTTGGCGGGCGTGTTGTCTTGATCGGTGTGGGGAAACAAAATCTGGATTTCAACTTTACTTTGATCCAGAAAAAAGAGCTTAACATTTTGGGTTCCAGAAATGCCCTGAAAAAAGATTTCTTACAGTTGATCGACCTTGTTAAAGAGGGAAGGGTTGACCTTGATAAAATTGTTACCAATACATACAAATTTGATGATGCAGCCGCTGCTTTTGCAGATTTTGATCAACATGCGGCTTCTATGTTAAAAGTCATTTTTGAATTCTAAAAACAAACGGAGGTATTTGTTATGTCACATTCCGCATGGTTATTTATGTCTTTGATCATTTCCATGATCGTTATTTTATTTTTAATTCTAAAGGTTAAATTGAACGCAGCCATTTCATTAGTATTGGGAAGTATTTTAATGGGCGCTTTATCCGGCATCTCCCTGGTTGAGACCATAGACGGTATAAACGTGGGCTTTGGCAATATGCTGAAAGGCATGGGACTTCCTATCGGTTTCGGCATTATTCTGGGTGAGCTTGTGAGCAGGTCTGGCGGCGCTCAGATTATTGCATCTAAAATCGTTAAAGCATTTCCAAAAACAAAAGCCATATATGCCATTGGTCTGGCTGCTTTTATTTTAGCCATACCGGTATATTTCGATGTAACATTTGTGATTCTGATTCCCATTGGCATTGCCCTGATGAAAGAGATCAATAAATCCATTGCACATATTGTGGGTGCTATCACGATCGGGGCGGCTGCGGCCCACACCATGGTGCCTCCTACACCAGCCCCTTTAGCTGCCGGTGAAATTTTTGGATTTGATACCGGTATCATGATCGCATTTGGCACGGTTTTCGGATTGATCGGCGTATTCCTTGTTATATTTATCTATACAAAATTTTTAGATACAAAGACCGCCTTCTGGAATCCTGAAACCGATGAATCTTCCGCAGGTGTCCATATTGACGCCCAGGAAGACAGTTCCATCACACCGCCGTCTTTTGGCTTTGCTTTGCTGCCTATTTTTGTACCCATTATTTTGATTCTTTTAAACACGGTTACAAACAGCGCCATGGGCGACGCACAGCCAAGTATTTTTCTCTTCTTAGGCGATAAAACAGTTGCCCTGTTAGCAGGCGCTATTGCCGCTTATCTGATCGGTGTAAAGTGCATGGGCAAAGAAAAGGCGGAAAAGGCTGCCACAGACTCGCTTTCTTCTGCGGGAATTGTATTCCTGATCACAGGTGCAGGCGGTGCCTTCTCTAACATTATTACAATTACAGGTGTCAGCGATGCCATTGCCGATATTGTAAGCGGATTTGCACATAATGTATTTATTGTTCTGATCTTGTCCTATCTGGTTGGTCTGCTGATCAAACAGGTGACCGGTTCCGGCACGGTATCTGCCCTTACCAGTATGACCATTATGTCCGGCGTAGCTGCCTCTATTGCACTGCCGCCTGTGTTTGTGGCAATGGCCTGTTTATCCGGAACCCTTTTCGGAGCAACGGTAAACGACAGCGGTTTCTGGATCGTAACAAATATCAGCGGACTGTCTATCAAAGGGGGGATAAAGACATATACCGTATCGGAAATGTTAGAATCCGTTTTCTTCCTTATTTTGCTATTGATCGCTGCCGGCGGATATATGATAATATTTTAATGACAACAGGAGGTTCCAATCATGAGAGAAAGGCCCTTTGTAGCAAACCTGGTCAGTGACCAAACAATACCTAAAATGTTTAAAGTAAAACAGGTATTTCCCCGGCCCAAAATCCAGCCGGAAGAAATCCCCCAAATAATACACACTCTGCTTTCCGGGGAAAAGTTCTCCTCCAAAGTAAAGCCGGGGATGCACATTGCCATCACCGCAGGTTCCCGCGGCATCGCAAATGTAGCGCTCACAACTAAATGCATTGCTGATTTTGTCAGATCAAAAGGCGCATATCCATTTATCGTACCTGCCATGGGCAGCCATGGAGGCGCCACTGCCGACGGCCAGCGGGCAATCTTAGAAGGCTATGGCATCACGGAAGACTATGTGGGGTGCCCTATTATTTCTTCCATGGAAGTCAAAAAAATAGGGGTGAACGAGGAAGGCATGGATGTATTCATTGATAAAAATGCCGCGGAATCCGATGGCATAATCTTAGGATGCCGCATCAAACCCCATACGGCTTTTCGCGGACCATACGAAAGCGGGATCATGAAAATGATGGCCATTGGTCTTGGAAAACAGCATGGAGCTGAAGTCTGCCACGAAGCGGGATTTAAAAACATGGCGAAATACGTCCCCATGTTCGGCCGCGCGATCATTAAAAATGCACCTATTTTATTTGCAGTTCCAACGATTGAAAATGCCTATGATGAAACCTGTAAGATCACAGCCGTAAATGCGGAGGAGATTATAGAAAAAGAACCGCCGCTTCTGCAGGAAGCCTTTGCAAACATGCCCAGGATCCTGGTTGATGCATGTGATGTATTAGTGGTTGACCAGATCGGAAAGAATTTCAGCGGAGACGGCATGGACCCTAACATTACCGGAACCTTCTGCACCCCATATGCAACAGGCGGAATCAAATCCCAGCGGGTATGCGTTTTGGATCTAAGCCCTGAAACACATGGAAACGGTATTGGTCTTGGATATTCCAGCGCTACCACCAAACGAGTATTCAACCAGCTGGATTTATCCTCCATGTACCCGAATGCGATCACATGCACCGTTTTAGGCGGTGTACGAATCCCCATTGTGATGGAGAGTGATAAGGAAGCGATCCAGGTCTGTATAAGAACCTGTAATGAGATTGATAAAAAGAATCCCCAGGTTGTACGGATTCCAAACAGCCTTCACATAGAACATATTATGCTGTCAGAGTCCTACTATGAAGAGGCCAAAAACAATCCGAACCTGATAATCGAAAGTGAACCGGAGTATCTTCCTTTTGATGAGAACGGAAACCTTTGGTAAATGAAATAAACCCGGCTCCCTTTAAGAAGCCGGAAGAAAGAAAAGATGCCAGCCGGGAATCTATCCCGGCTGGCATCTTTTCTTATTGGCTGTCTCTGGTAATATCCCTGACCCAGTTATATTTTTTATAATGTATATACACCGCCGGAAGCTTCACGATCTCATCCAGATTAATGATAAAATACACCGCCAGGATCGGGATCCTGAAATAAAAGGCTGTCAGCAGACCAAGAGGCACTGTCACTGCCCACATGGTGACCGCGTCACAGAAAAGTCCGAACCTGGAATCTCCCCCCGCACAGAAAATGCCTGCGATCACAGTGGAATTCACAGACTTTCCCAACATATAGTAAGAACACATCACAAGCATTCCCCTCAAATATCCGTGGGCAGTTGGACTCAAATTGGAAAAGCCCAGGATCAGAGGGCTTAATCCCAGAAGCAATAGTCCCGACAGGGCACCCAGAACAATGGAGAGCCGGCACAGCCTGTTCCCATAATCTTTTGCACCGGACAGATTTCCCTTTCCCAATTCATTTCCCACAATGATCCCGCCGCCGCTGGCAAGTCCCAGACACAGGCAGGCTATCAGGTTTTTCACAATATTGGCAATGGAATTGGCTGCCACCGCATCGCTGCCAAGATGTCCCATAATGACCGAATACATGGTAAATCCGCATCCCCATATCAGCTCATTTCCAAGCACCGGAAAGGTATAGTGAAAGAAATCCCGTCTCAAATCCCGGTCAGCGTGATACATATATTTTACATGCAGCTTTATCCGGTCACGCCGCAGGGATTCCAGGAACGCCCAGATAAGCTCCAGCACTCTGGAAAGCACCGTTGCCAGCGCGGCTCCGGCAATCCCCATGGCGGGAATCTTCCATA includes the following:
- a CDS encoding zinc-binding alcohol dehydrogenase family protein; this encodes MKAMFIDNPGQVSIKELPMPVPKRGEALLKVLYGGICGSDLGSYRGTFAYFSYPRTPGHEFSAEIIEIEPNDRGLEKGMTVTCNPYFNCTQCYSCQRGLVNCCTTNQTMGVQREGAFAEYITMPIERIYDGKGLSPKTLALIEPFCISYHGVTRANTATGDKVLIIGAGTIGVLAAVAAKSLGAEVTICDVAPKKLAYAQETFGIDHILLNDDPDTFMDKIREATDGNGFDVAIEAVGLPSTFQNCIDAAAFGGRVVLIGVGKQNLDFNFTLIQKKELNILGSRNALKKDFLQLIDLVKEGRVDLDKIVTNTYKFDDAAAAFADFDQHAASMLKVIFEF
- a CDS encoding GntP family permease, with protein sequence MSHSAWLFMSLIISMIVILFLILKVKLNAAISLVLGSILMGALSGISLVETIDGINVGFGNMLKGMGLPIGFGIILGELVSRSGGAQIIASKIVKAFPKTKAIYAIGLAAFILAIPVYFDVTFVILIPIGIALMKEINKSIAHIVGAITIGAAAAHTMVPPTPAPLAAGEIFGFDTGIMIAFGTVFGLIGVFLVIFIYTKFLDTKTAFWNPETDESSAGVHIDAQEDSSITPPSFGFALLPIFVPIILILLNTVTNSAMGDAQPSIFLFLGDKTVALLAGAIAAYLIGVKCMGKEKAEKAATDSLSSAGIVFLITGAGGAFSNIITITGVSDAIADIVSGFAHNVFIVLILSYLVGLLIKQVTGSGTVSALTSMTIMSGVAASIALPPVFVAMACLSGTLFGATVNDSGFWIVTNISGLSIKGGIKTYTVSEMLESVFFLILLLIAAGGYMIIF
- a CDS encoding nickel pincer cofactor-dependent isomerase, group 22, which gives rise to MRERPFVANLVSDQTIPKMFKVKQVFPRPKIQPEEIPQIIHTLLSGEKFSSKVKPGMHIAITAGSRGIANVALTTKCIADFVRSKGAYPFIVPAMGSHGGATADGQRAILEGYGITEDYVGCPIISSMEVKKIGVNEEGMDVFIDKNAAESDGIILGCRIKPHTAFRGPYESGIMKMMAIGLGKQHGAEVCHEAGFKNMAKYVPMFGRAIIKNAPILFAVPTIENAYDETCKITAVNAEEIIEKEPPLLQEAFANMPRILVDACDVLVVDQIGKNFSGDGMDPNITGTFCTPYATGGIKSQRVCVLDLSPETHGNGIGLGYSSATTKRVFNQLDLSSMYPNAITCTVLGGVRIPIVMESDKEAIQVCIRTCNEIDKKNPQVVRIPNSLHIEHIMLSESYYEEAKNNPNLIIESEPEYLPFDENGNLW
- a CDS encoding tagaturonate reductase, translating into MRTQRKETVIQFGEGGFLRGFVDYFFQKLKEKDMFDGSVVVVQPIEKGMIEELKKQNCKYHLFLRGIDKGRVVDEHTHIDIISRCINPYTEHQAYEALAQNPDFRFIVSNTTEAGIEFVPDNRLDDKPAKSFPGKLTQLLYRRFLLGLKGFIILSCELIDHNGEELKQCCMQYADLWGLGEDFKNWMEKENDFCSTLVDRIVTGFPREEHKALCERIKEQDNMMDTAEIFHLWVIQGNHEDELPLVKAGYNVIWTDNVDPYKKRKVRILNGAHTSMVLGAHLYGLETVGECLKDEKVSALLKKCIFEEIIPTIGDSQDNRNFGQAVLERFANPFIRHLLLSIALNSVSKFRARVLPTILEYKEKYGTYPQGLTFSLAALIAFYHTDAANDGEEILAFMKEASVADVLKKEEYWGQDLSPMLDVVQKWYDCIETEGMENAYSAVLG
- a CDS encoding GntR family transcriptional regulator, translating into MQKESLKQQAYNAIKAKILNCEYAPNTFINEELLREEVSASRTPVRDAISRLEQEGLVKILPKKGIMVSDLSLSQINMIYETRLMLEPYAISHYGNRIEQDIYMNYYQDYQAYLKGRDLPYSYDDMDDLFHQMFMDATSNVYFLKTYELINSQIKRMRIMSGECSEKRREETIQEHLKITKCALKQDWDGAADAMKEHLHYSKNAIFDLLFKGNDWSL
- a CDS encoding MATE family efflux transporter, whose product is MNDKRIFYKKLFTLVLPIAFQNFMTAAVSASDAIMLGVISQEALSAVSLAGQIQFVLSLFLAALTIGTTILAAQYWGKGHKVSVEKILAIALKFSSAISLVFFLGTLFIPETLMRIFTPDADLIRQGTQYLRIVGVSYFLMGISQIYLCIMKNSGYTLKSTVIGSVSMVTNIVLNGVFIFGVWKIPAMGIAGAALATVLSRVLELIWAFLESLRRDRIKLHVKYMYHADRDLRRDFFHYTFPVLGNELIWGCGFTMYSVIMGHLGSDAVAANSIANIVKNLIACLCLGLASGGGIIVGNELGKGNLSGAKDYGNRLCRLSIVLGALSGLLLLGLSPLILGFSNLSPTAHGYLRGMLVMCSYYMLGKSVNSTVIAGIFCAGGDSRFGLFCDAVTMWAVTVPLGLLTAFYFRIPILAVYFIINLDEIVKLPAVYIHYKKYNWVRDITRDSQ